TGGTTGAAAAGGGGTTTGTTTTGTTCAATAGATTCATTGGAAACAACGTCGGCACAGATGACCAGATCACCCAGCAGATCAAGCTCAATACCCTCCGGCATCTCAAAGGGAAATGACAGCACATTGGTTGGTTTGTCCTTACCACGGTATTGATTATTTAGCGCCTGGCTCTCTGCAGGAGAAACAATACGGATTGAAAGTTCAGCGGCGTCCAAGCGACCTGCCAGAACGGCGCTAACCCATTCAGTTAGCTGGGCTTCAGAAGGAAGCTCGGTATCTTCAATCTGGCATTGGCGATCAACAAAATAGTTCATCGTTTATCCTGTTGAGAGGGCTGCTGTTTTTCATACCGATCATAGGCATCGACAATGTGTCCAACCAGAGGGTGGCGCACCACATCTTTGGAGGTGAAATGGGTAAAGCCGATCCCTTTGATCTCTTTCAGAACTTCACTGGCATGGATTAGTCCGGAACGAACGCCTTTTGGCAGATCAATCTGGGTGGTGTCGCCAGTGATAACTGCTGTTGAGCCAAAACCAATTCGGGTGAGGAACATTTTCATCTGTTCGCGGGTGGTATTCTGGCTTTCATCAAGAATAACGAACGACCCATTCAGGGTCCGACCCCGCATATAAGCTAGCGGGGCAACCTCAATTATATTTCGTTCGATAAGTTTGCTGACCCGCTCAATACCAAGCATTTCATATAACG
The genomic region above belongs to Amphritea japonica ATCC BAA-1530 and contains:
- the ybeY gene encoding rRNA maturation RNase YbeY, producing the protein MNYFVDRQCQIEDTELPSEAQLTEWVSAVLAGRLDAAELSIRIVSPAESQALNNQYRGKDKPTNVLSFPFEMPEGIELDLLGDLVICADVVSNESIEQNKPLFNHWCHMVIHGVLHLLGFDHINNLEADEMEQLEREILASLAIPDPYLLNE